The following proteins are co-located in the Seriola aureovittata isolate HTS-2021-v1 ecotype China chromosome 7, ASM2101889v1, whole genome shotgun sequence genome:
- the LOC130172873 gene encoding F-actin-uncapping protein LRRC16A-like isoform X7 codes for MSEEVSEVPKELLESVRDALGRKVKLSLRKRVKLEIKGDKTENRVLALASHRAYLLTARIPTKVEHSFNYLEIQGIACNKPTQLLIEYERGSFSLKLLSSDEVNEVVAHIGNCLLRICPGLPPSKVMKKLCMEPPDRLTSLQTLWESNKPAEPGPCGGFSQMYRCVCDWLGLPYREEVQWDVDTIYLTQDTRELNLQDFSHLENRDLVAIIAVLEFNQWFTKLSTKDYKLSADVCEQILRVVSRSSRLEELVLDNAGLKTDFAQKLAAALAHNPSSGLTNINLANNPLEDRGISSLGSQFAKLRMGLKHLNFSKTSLSPKGVNSLCQSLSANPSIPSSLVHLDLSGNILRGDDMQHFCHFLGQPNSLVTLDLSNTDCSLDQVCSALLRGSVQHLSVLNVSKSVFPHSRKGKEVPPSFKHFFSSAMSLSSINVSGTKLPPEALKALLLGLASNPNLKDVSLDLSCCELGHCLRSGGSQILEGCIAEIPNISSLDISDNGLDSDLSTLLVWLAKNRSIRHLSLGKNFNNIKSKNLAPVLDCLVHMIQEEESPLTSLSLADSKLKSDLTIVLNALGSNSSLTRLDISGNAMGDMGAKMLAKALQINSKLRTVIWDKNNTSPQGLQDVAAALEKNFTIRFMPIPIIDASQALKASPEKTEDALLKIENYLYRNHETRKYLQEQAYRLQQGIVTTTTQQMIDRICVKVQDHLNSLRNSETDTILEDVRSAENLIKDARNSKTLLPKLYHLGSASREEVNSSSVGPIQEKLESMAGEVTTVMDQQLQTLLESMVNTAESLCPHVMKKSNLRPELMKASSAKVVVPKSFVTKTLLEQSGVDIINKISEVKLSLASFLSDRIVDEILEALSTSQHALADHLVRRGRPLVQQESVDLDVPEEKIPKRASTEILEAERLEDLETCMMTPKSKRKSIHSRMLRPVSRAFEMEFDLDKALEDVPIHVEDTSTSSQTPPTPSQVLPKLEQRPPGTMVELPSEEEKKLQHFTKLRPRRNKKTHSSKVPQINSAPSQDGEQNGLMGRVDEGVDEFFSKKVTKMDSKRSLKSSESQDGEKKKSKGGFLNLIKRSSKSDKSDKSDKSDKSEKNQATPLSSSSASVGSTTTSTIPEEPSSPKVAVKSPAPESKSRDASSRSQPTDYSSSSDRSEELRTPDSIDEPWEGSDGRGSPQGGRRYPGVQMMGSGLLAEMKAKQERRAHKSSSPDRPDSNATAAKPTTPESRSPSGSINKPDTGSPEKTLSRGETKPELVPRLRATSSSSSPGGPVSPKPPVPQGAKPALAARPTIPQKPRTTSSSRSIDESPDSPSIAGISPKVTGLPLTLKRGLSEKDKDGQTSLQSGGSANKTTQEGRMASDSVQRPSPLRTNSEDHGPFKSKDQSPNPDKDKAAGKKSSDSGEEADKDFILI; via the exons CTGCTGATAGAGTACGAGCGTGGCTCCTTCTCTCTGAAGCTGCTCTCTTCAGATGAGGTTAATGAGGTCGTCGCTCACATAGGAAACTGCCTGCTGAGGATATGTCCTGGTCTACCGCCTAG CAAAGTGATGAAGAAGCTCTGCATGGAGCCTCCAGACAGGCTGACCTCTCTGCAGACTCTGTGGGAGAGCAACAAGCCTGCTGAACCTGGACCCTGTG GTGGGTTTTCTCAGATGTAcagatgtgtttgtgactgGTTGGGGTTGCCTTACAGAGAAGAGGTGCAGTGG GATGTAGACACCATCTATTTGACACAAGACACCAGAGAACTAAATCTGCAGGACTTCAGCCATCTGGAAAACAG GGATCTGGTGGCCATAATAGCAGTCCTTGAGTTTAACCAGTGGTTCACCAAGCTCTCCACAAAGGACTACAAACTG tcTGCAGATGTGTGTGAGCAGATCCTCAGGGTGGTATCTCGATCCAGTCGACTGGAAGAGTTGGTTCTGGACAACGCAGGACTCAAAAC TGATTTTGCCCAGAAGCTAGCTGCTGCCCTGGCCCACAACCCCAGCTCAGGACTCACCAACATTAATCTTGCCAACAATCCGCTGGAGGACAGAG GTATCTCCTCCCTGGGTTCTCAGTTTGCCAAACTTCGAATGGGACTAAAGCATTTAAACTTTTCCAAAACCTCACTATCACCCAAAG gggTGAACAGCCTTTGCCAGTCACTGAGTGCCAACCCGTCCATCCCCAGCAGCCTGGTCCATCTGGACCTCTCAGGGAATATCCTCCGAGGAGACGACATGCAG CATTTCTGCCACTTCCTTGGTCAACCCAACAGCCTGGTAACCCTTGACCTCTCCAACACTGACTGCTCATTGGACCAG gtttgctctgctctgctgcgaGGTTCGGTCCAACACCTCTCTGTTCTCAACGTGTCAAAGAGCGTCTTCCCTCACAG tAGGAAAGGCAAAGAGGTGCCGCCATCATTCAAGCATTTCTTCAGCAGTGCCATGTCTCTCAGCTCCATCAACGTGTCAGGAACCAAGCTGCCACCAGAGGCCCTCAA GGCACTCCTGCTTGGTCTGGCCAGTAACCCCAATCTGAAGGACGTATCTCTAGACCTCAGCTGCTGCGAG CTTGGCCATTGT CTGCGGTCAGGAGGTTCTCAGATCCTTGAAGGTTGTATTGCTGAGATCCCAAACATCTCCAGCCTAGATATCTCTGACAATG GCCTGGACTCAGACCTGTCCACTCTGCTGGTGTGGTTGGCCAAGAACCGCTCCATCAGACACCTCTCTCTGGGCAAGAACTTCAACAACATAAAGTCAAA AAACCTCGCTCCGGTGCTGGACTGTCTGGTTCACATGATTCAAGAGGAGGAGTCG CCCCTCACCTCCTTGTCTCTAGCGGACTCCAAACTAAAGAGCGATCTCACCATCGTTCTCAACGCCCTCGGCAGCAACTCCTCGCTCACCAGACTCGACATCAGCGGGAACGCCATGGGCGACATGGGAGCCAAGATGCTGGCCAAGGCGCTGCAGATCAACTCCAAACTCAG GACTGTGATCTGGGATAAAAACAACACCAGCCCTCAGGGTCTTCAGGATGTAGCAGCCGCTCTGGAGAA GAACTTCACCATTCGTTTCATGCCCATCCCCATCATCGATGCCTCCCAGGCTCTGAAGGCCAGCCCTGAGAAAACAGAGGACGCCTTGCTGAAG ATTGAGAATTACCTCTACAGGAACCATGAGACCAGAAAATACCTACAGGAACAGGCGTATCGGCTACAGCAGGGCATCGTGACCACAACCACACAACAG ATGATTGACAGGATTTGTGTGAAGGTGCAGGACCACCTGAACTCTCTGAGGAACTCAGAGACAGACACCATCTTGGAGGACGTCAGGTCAGCAGAGAACCTCATCAAAGATGCCAGAAACTCAAAAACG CTGCTCCCTAAACTCTACCACCTTGGATCAGCATCCAGAGAGGAGGTGAACAGCTCGTCAGTGGGACCCATCCAGGAGAAACTGGAGTCTATGGCTGGGGAGGTGACAACTGTCATGGACCAACAACTGCAG ACTCTGTTGGAGTCCAtggtaaacacagcagagtctCTGTGTCCCCATGTGATGAAGAAAAGTAATCTTCGTCCAGAGCTGATGAAGGCCAGCTCAGCCAAGGTGGTTGTACCCAAGAGCTTTGTCACCAAAACCCTCCTGGAGCAGTCTGGGGTGGATATTATCAACAAGATCAG tgaggTGAAGCTGAGTCTAGCCTCCTTCCTGTCTGACCGCATTGTTGATGAGATTTTGGAGGCTCTCTCCACTTCACAACACGCTCTG GCAGACCATCTGGTACGTCGAGGTCGCCCCTTGGTGCAGCAGGAGTCTGTGGATCTGGACGTCCCCGAGGAGAAGATTCCTAAACGGGCATCGACTGAAATATTGGAAGCTGAGAGGCTGGAGGATCTGGAGACATGCATG aTGACTCCTAAATCCAAGAGGAAAAGCATCCACAGCAGAATGCTTCGACCAGTGTCTCGTGCCTTTG AGATGGAGTTTGACCTGGACAAGGCCCTGGAGGACGTGCCAATCCATGTGGAGGACACTTCAACTTCATCTCAAACTCCGCCCACTCCATCTCAGGTCCTGCCCAAACTGGAGCAACGTCCGCCAGGAACGATGGTGGAGCTGCcgtctgaggaggaaaaaaagctgcagcaCTTCACCAAACTACGACCCcggagaaacaaaaaaacacactccaGCAAAGTCCCT CAAATCAACAGTGCTCCATCTCAGGATGGGGAGCAGAACGGCCTCATGGGAAGGGTGGATGAGGGTGTAGATGAGTTCTTCTCTAAAAAAGTCACCAAGATGGATTCCAA ACGCTCCCTGAAGAGTTCAGAGTCtcaagatggagagaaaaaaaagagcaaaggagGATTCCTCAACCTCATCAAACGATCCTCCAAATCTGACAAATCAGATAAATCTGACAAATCAGATAAGTCAGAGAAAAACCAGGCGACCCCTCTGTCCTCATCCTCAGCCTCTGTAGGTTCAACGACAACTTCCACCATCCCTGAGGAGCCCTCCTCACCTAAGGTGGCAGTGAAGAGCCCAGCACCTGAGTCAAAGTCAAG AGACGCCTCCAGCCGCTCACAGCCCACAgactacagcagcagctcagaccgATCAGAAGAGCTGAGGACGCCGGACTCCATAGATGAGCCATGGGAGGGTTCAGACGGCAGGGGCAGTCCACAGGGAGGGAGGCGGTACCCGGGAGTGCAGATGATGGGCAGCGGCCTCCTGGCAGAGATGAAGGCcaagcaggagaggagagcacACAAG TCTTCCAGCCCCGATAGACCTGACAGCAATGCAACAG caGCCAAGCCCACAACTCCAGAAAGCAGGTCTCCCAGTGGTTCCATTAATAAACCAGACACTGGTTCTCCAGAAAAGACCCTGTCGCGTGGTGAGACTAAGCCTGAACTGGTGCCTCGTCTCAGAGCTACTTCCTCCTCCAGTTCCCCCGGGGGACCAGTGAGTCCCAAACCGCCGGTGCCGCAGGGGGCGAAGCCGGCCCTGGCTGCCCGACCCACCATCCCACAAAAGCCCAGGACCACCAGTAGCAGCAGGAGCATAG ATGAGAGCCCAGATTCCCCTAGCATTGCTGGCATCTCCCCTAAAGTCACAGGTCTCCCTCTCACACTGAAGAGGGGGTTgtcagagaaagacaaggaTGGCCAAACTAGTCTGCAGTCAGGAGGCTCTGCCAACAAAACCACTCAGGAAG
- the LOC130172873 gene encoding F-actin-uncapping protein LRRC16A-like isoform X8: MSEEVSEVPKELLESVRDALGRKVKLSLRKRVKLEIKGDKTENRVLALASHRAYLLTARIPTKVEHSFNYLEIQGIACNKPTQLLIEYERGSFSLKLLSSDEVNEVVAHIGNCLLRICPGLPPSKVMKKLCMEPPDRLTSLQTLWESNKPAEPGPCGGFSQMYRCVCDWLGLPYREEVQWDVDTIYLTQDTRELNLQDFSHLENRDLVAIIAVLEFNQWFTKLSTKDYKLSADVCEQILRVVSRSSRLEELVLDNAGLKTDFAQKLAAALAHNPSSGLTNINLANNPLEDRGISSLGSQFAKLRMGLKHLNFSKTSLSPKGVNSLCQSLSANPSIPSSLVHLDLSGNILRGDDMQHFCHFLGQPNSLVTLDLSNTDCSLDQVCSALLRGSVQHLSVLNVSKSVFPHRKGKEVPPSFKHFFSSAMSLSSINVSGTKLPPEALKALLLGLASNPNLKDVSLDLSCCELGHCLRSGGSQILEGCIAEIPNISSLDISDNGLDSDLSTLLVWLAKNRSIRHLSLGKNFNNIKSKNLAPVLDCLVHMIQEEESPLTSLSLADSKLKSDLTIVLNALGSNSSLTRLDISGNAMGDMGAKMLAKALQINSKLRTVIWDKNNTSPQGLQDVAAALEKNFTIRFMPIPIIDASQALKASPEKTEDALLKIENYLYRNHETRKYLQEQAYRLQQGIVTTTTQQMIDRICVKVQDHLNSLRNSETDTILEDVRSAENLIKDARNSKTLLPKLYHLGSASREEVNSSSVGPIQEKLESMAGEVTTVMDQQLQTLLESMVNTAESLCPHVMKKSNLRPELMKASSAKVVVPKSFVTKTLLEQSGVDIINKISEVKLSLASFLSDRIVDEILEALSTSQHALADHLVRRGRPLVQQESVDLDVPEEKIPKRASTEILEAERLEDLETCMMTPKSKRKSIHSRMLRPVSRAFEMEFDLDKALEDVPIHVEDTSTSSQTPPTPSQVLPKLEQRPPGTMVELPSEEEKKLQHFTKLRPRRNKKTHSSKVPQINSAPSQDGEQNGLMGRVDEGVDEFFSKKVTKMDSKRSLKSSESQDGEKKKSKGGFLNLIKRSSKSDKSDKSDKSDKSEKNQATPLSSSSASVGSTTTSTIPEEPSSPKVAVKSPAPESKSRDASSRSQPTDYSSSSDRSEELRTPDSIDEPWEGSDGRGSPQGGRRYPGVQMMGSGLLAEMKAKQERRAHKSSSPDRPDSNATAAKPTTPESRSPSGSINKPDTGSPEKTLSRGETKPELVPRLRATSSSSSPGGPVSPKPPVPQGAKPALAARPTIPQKPRTTSSSRSIDESPDSPSIAGISPKVTGLPLTLKRGLSEKDKDGQTSLQSGGSANKTTQEGRMASDSVQRPSPLRTNSEDHGPFKSKDQSPNPDKDKAAGKKSSDSGEEADKDFILI, translated from the exons CTGCTGATAGAGTACGAGCGTGGCTCCTTCTCTCTGAAGCTGCTCTCTTCAGATGAGGTTAATGAGGTCGTCGCTCACATAGGAAACTGCCTGCTGAGGATATGTCCTGGTCTACCGCCTAG CAAAGTGATGAAGAAGCTCTGCATGGAGCCTCCAGACAGGCTGACCTCTCTGCAGACTCTGTGGGAGAGCAACAAGCCTGCTGAACCTGGACCCTGTG GTGGGTTTTCTCAGATGTAcagatgtgtttgtgactgGTTGGGGTTGCCTTACAGAGAAGAGGTGCAGTGG GATGTAGACACCATCTATTTGACACAAGACACCAGAGAACTAAATCTGCAGGACTTCAGCCATCTGGAAAACAG GGATCTGGTGGCCATAATAGCAGTCCTTGAGTTTAACCAGTGGTTCACCAAGCTCTCCACAAAGGACTACAAACTG tcTGCAGATGTGTGTGAGCAGATCCTCAGGGTGGTATCTCGATCCAGTCGACTGGAAGAGTTGGTTCTGGACAACGCAGGACTCAAAAC TGATTTTGCCCAGAAGCTAGCTGCTGCCCTGGCCCACAACCCCAGCTCAGGACTCACCAACATTAATCTTGCCAACAATCCGCTGGAGGACAGAG GTATCTCCTCCCTGGGTTCTCAGTTTGCCAAACTTCGAATGGGACTAAAGCATTTAAACTTTTCCAAAACCTCACTATCACCCAAAG gggTGAACAGCCTTTGCCAGTCACTGAGTGCCAACCCGTCCATCCCCAGCAGCCTGGTCCATCTGGACCTCTCAGGGAATATCCTCCGAGGAGACGACATGCAG CATTTCTGCCACTTCCTTGGTCAACCCAACAGCCTGGTAACCCTTGACCTCTCCAACACTGACTGCTCATTGGACCAG gtttgctctgctctgctgcgaGGTTCGGTCCAACACCTCTCTGTTCTCAACGTGTCAAAGAGCGTCTTCCCTCACAG GAAAGGCAAAGAGGTGCCGCCATCATTCAAGCATTTCTTCAGCAGTGCCATGTCTCTCAGCTCCATCAACGTGTCAGGAACCAAGCTGCCACCAGAGGCCCTCAA GGCACTCCTGCTTGGTCTGGCCAGTAACCCCAATCTGAAGGACGTATCTCTAGACCTCAGCTGCTGCGAG CTTGGCCATTGT CTGCGGTCAGGAGGTTCTCAGATCCTTGAAGGTTGTATTGCTGAGATCCCAAACATCTCCAGCCTAGATATCTCTGACAATG GCCTGGACTCAGACCTGTCCACTCTGCTGGTGTGGTTGGCCAAGAACCGCTCCATCAGACACCTCTCTCTGGGCAAGAACTTCAACAACATAAAGTCAAA AAACCTCGCTCCGGTGCTGGACTGTCTGGTTCACATGATTCAAGAGGAGGAGTCG CCCCTCACCTCCTTGTCTCTAGCGGACTCCAAACTAAAGAGCGATCTCACCATCGTTCTCAACGCCCTCGGCAGCAACTCCTCGCTCACCAGACTCGACATCAGCGGGAACGCCATGGGCGACATGGGAGCCAAGATGCTGGCCAAGGCGCTGCAGATCAACTCCAAACTCAG GACTGTGATCTGGGATAAAAACAACACCAGCCCTCAGGGTCTTCAGGATGTAGCAGCCGCTCTGGAGAA GAACTTCACCATTCGTTTCATGCCCATCCCCATCATCGATGCCTCCCAGGCTCTGAAGGCCAGCCCTGAGAAAACAGAGGACGCCTTGCTGAAG ATTGAGAATTACCTCTACAGGAACCATGAGACCAGAAAATACCTACAGGAACAGGCGTATCGGCTACAGCAGGGCATCGTGACCACAACCACACAACAG ATGATTGACAGGATTTGTGTGAAGGTGCAGGACCACCTGAACTCTCTGAGGAACTCAGAGACAGACACCATCTTGGAGGACGTCAGGTCAGCAGAGAACCTCATCAAAGATGCCAGAAACTCAAAAACG CTGCTCCCTAAACTCTACCACCTTGGATCAGCATCCAGAGAGGAGGTGAACAGCTCGTCAGTGGGACCCATCCAGGAGAAACTGGAGTCTATGGCTGGGGAGGTGACAACTGTCATGGACCAACAACTGCAG ACTCTGTTGGAGTCCAtggtaaacacagcagagtctCTGTGTCCCCATGTGATGAAGAAAAGTAATCTTCGTCCAGAGCTGATGAAGGCCAGCTCAGCCAAGGTGGTTGTACCCAAGAGCTTTGTCACCAAAACCCTCCTGGAGCAGTCTGGGGTGGATATTATCAACAAGATCAG tgaggTGAAGCTGAGTCTAGCCTCCTTCCTGTCTGACCGCATTGTTGATGAGATTTTGGAGGCTCTCTCCACTTCACAACACGCTCTG GCAGACCATCTGGTACGTCGAGGTCGCCCCTTGGTGCAGCAGGAGTCTGTGGATCTGGACGTCCCCGAGGAGAAGATTCCTAAACGGGCATCGACTGAAATATTGGAAGCTGAGAGGCTGGAGGATCTGGAGACATGCATG aTGACTCCTAAATCCAAGAGGAAAAGCATCCACAGCAGAATGCTTCGACCAGTGTCTCGTGCCTTTG AGATGGAGTTTGACCTGGACAAGGCCCTGGAGGACGTGCCAATCCATGTGGAGGACACTTCAACTTCATCTCAAACTCCGCCCACTCCATCTCAGGTCCTGCCCAAACTGGAGCAACGTCCGCCAGGAACGATGGTGGAGCTGCcgtctgaggaggaaaaaaagctgcagcaCTTCACCAAACTACGACCCcggagaaacaaaaaaacacactccaGCAAAGTCCCT CAAATCAACAGTGCTCCATCTCAGGATGGGGAGCAGAACGGCCTCATGGGAAGGGTGGATGAGGGTGTAGATGAGTTCTTCTCTAAAAAAGTCACCAAGATGGATTCCAA ACGCTCCCTGAAGAGTTCAGAGTCtcaagatggagagaaaaaaaagagcaaaggagGATTCCTCAACCTCATCAAACGATCCTCCAAATCTGACAAATCAGATAAATCTGACAAATCAGATAAGTCAGAGAAAAACCAGGCGACCCCTCTGTCCTCATCCTCAGCCTCTGTAGGTTCAACGACAACTTCCACCATCCCTGAGGAGCCCTCCTCACCTAAGGTGGCAGTGAAGAGCCCAGCACCTGAGTCAAAGTCAAG AGACGCCTCCAGCCGCTCACAGCCCACAgactacagcagcagctcagaccgATCAGAAGAGCTGAGGACGCCGGACTCCATAGATGAGCCATGGGAGGGTTCAGACGGCAGGGGCAGTCCACAGGGAGGGAGGCGGTACCCGGGAGTGCAGATGATGGGCAGCGGCCTCCTGGCAGAGATGAAGGCcaagcaggagaggagagcacACAAG TCTTCCAGCCCCGATAGACCTGACAGCAATGCAACAG caGCCAAGCCCACAACTCCAGAAAGCAGGTCTCCCAGTGGTTCCATTAATAAACCAGACACTGGTTCTCCAGAAAAGACCCTGTCGCGTGGTGAGACTAAGCCTGAACTGGTGCCTCGTCTCAGAGCTACTTCCTCCTCCAGTTCCCCCGGGGGACCAGTGAGTCCCAAACCGCCGGTGCCGCAGGGGGCGAAGCCGGCCCTGGCTGCCCGACCCACCATCCCACAAAAGCCCAGGACCACCAGTAGCAGCAGGAGCATAG ATGAGAGCCCAGATTCCCCTAGCATTGCTGGCATCTCCCCTAAAGTCACAGGTCTCCCTCTCACACTGAAGAGGGGGTTgtcagagaaagacaaggaTGGCCAAACTAGTCTGCAGTCAGGAGGCTCTGCCAACAAAACCACTCAGGAAG